Proteins encoded in a region of the Cytobacillus sp. IB215665 genome:
- a CDS encoding TIGR01212 family radical SAM protein (This family includes YhcC from E. coli K-12, an uncharacterized radical SAM protein.), whose amino-acid sequence MTQNNLFQYATDDKRYHTWNYHLRQTFGHKVFKVALDGGFDCPNRDGTVAHGGCTFCSAAGSGDFAGNRVDDLITQFHSIKNKMHDKWKDGKYLAYFQAYTNTHAPVDVLREKFESVLSLDGVVGLSIATRPDCLPDDVVEYLAELNEKTYLWVELGLQTMHQRTADLINRAHDLACYVEGVQKLRKHNINICSHIINGLPQETNEMMMETAKFVAGLDVQGMKIHLLHLLKGTPMVKQYEKGLLEFLSFEDYVNLVCDQLEILPPEMVIHRITGDGPIDLMVGPMWSVNKWEVLNAIDAELKRRDSYQGKHAVNKVSIK is encoded by the coding sequence TTGACTCAGAATAACCTATTTCAATATGCTACTGATGATAAACGATACCATACTTGGAATTACCATTTACGACAAACATTTGGCCATAAAGTTTTTAAGGTTGCCTTAGATGGAGGATTTGACTGCCCCAATCGAGACGGCACTGTTGCACATGGAGGATGCACATTTTGTAGTGCAGCAGGCTCTGGAGATTTTGCAGGAAATCGTGTTGATGATCTTATTACGCAATTTCACTCAATAAAAAATAAAATGCATGATAAATGGAAAGACGGTAAATATTTAGCTTATTTCCAAGCATATACGAATACACATGCCCCTGTTGATGTCTTAAGGGAAAAATTCGAATCTGTGTTAAGTTTAGATGGAGTTGTTGGACTATCAATTGCAACAAGACCTGATTGCTTGCCTGATGATGTAGTAGAATATTTAGCAGAATTAAATGAGAAAACATATTTATGGGTGGAGCTAGGATTACAGACGATGCACCAACGTACAGCCGATCTTATTAATCGAGCACATGATTTAGCTTGCTATGTTGAGGGCGTACAGAAGCTTAGAAAGCACAATATTAATATTTGTTCTCATATTATAAACGGCTTACCTCAAGAAACAAACGAAATGATGATGGAAACGGCTAAATTTGTTGCTGGATTGGACGTTCAAGGCATGAAAATTCATCTATTACACTTGTTAAAAGGGACACCTATGGTCAAACAATACGAAAAGGGCTTACTTGAATTTTTATCATTCGAGGATTATGTTAATTTAGTATGTGACCAGTTGGAGATTTTACCACCTGAAATGGTCATTCACCGTATTACCGGTGATGGTCCAATCGATTTAATGGTTGGTCCAATGTGGAGTGTGAATAAGTGGGAAGTTCTTAATGCAATTGATGCGGAACTAAAGCGTCGTGACAGCTATCAAGGTAAGCACGCAGTAAACAAGGTAAGCATTAAATGA
- a CDS encoding YtzC family protein, translated as MATRQSVQEFIHRCEETLNFAEEQLTEARRQEHYNDYEFSQAQQQLENANNDLAHLALSCNAQQKEQLHRMRLQIQELQNEMILQDH; from the coding sequence ATGGCTACACGTCAGTCAGTACAAGAATTTATTCACAGGTGTGAAGAAACATTAAACTTTGCAGAAGAGCAATTAACTGAGGCGAGAAGACAAGAACATTACAATGATTATGAGTTTTCCCAAGCTCAGCAGCAGCTAGAGAATGCAAATAATGATTTAGCTCATCTTGCCCTTAGCTGTAATGCCCAACAAAAAGAACAATTGCACAGAATGCGGTTACAAATTCAGGAACTACAGAACGAGATGATTTTACAAGATCATTAG
- a CDS encoding glycogen biosynthesis protein GlgD: MKKRSKQNNPEQKTKNGINNNDIELGREFDPKKIAKRNYAEKGQPVTSKQHKNK; the protein is encoded by the coding sequence ATGAAAAAAAGATCTAAACAAAACAATCCTGAACAGAAAACGAAAAATGGAATAAATAATAATGATATTGAATTAGGTCGTGAGTTCGATCCTAAAAAAATTGCTAAACGAAATTACGCCGAAAAGGGGCAACCAGTAACATCAAAACAACACAAAAATAAATAA
- a CDS encoding MFS transporter, producing the protein MPRSLYFVVVGMAILVTGSSFLWPLSTIYVHDYLGKSLTTAGVVIMFNSAAGVVGNLLGGVIYDKFGSFKTIILGVSVTLCASIMLIFFHDWPHFVLLLIIIGFGSGIIFPAMYALAGAVWPEGERKAFNAIYVAQNIGVALGTALCGFIASYSFTYTFMSSGLLYLIFSVIGVIWYRRLDVKGKRSANHDTETIARKSKVNFYSLIILCVGYLLCWAGYVQWSTTISTYTQELNISLKQYSVLWTINGILIVLGQPLVSAFVKRFAKTLKSQIVVGNIIFICSFIVVANASEYSSFITAMVILTIGEMLVWPAVPTIAHQLAPEGREGFYQGIVNSTATGGRMVGPLLGGLLADIYGMNILFIVLMIFLVISIITTTSYDYRLNRQNQQEEIKMM; encoded by the coding sequence ATGCCTCGGTCATTGTATTTTGTTGTGGTTGGTATGGCAATTTTAGTTACAGGGTCATCGTTTCTGTGGCCTTTAAGTACAATTTATGTTCATGATTATTTAGGTAAAAGCTTAACAACAGCAGGTGTTGTTATTATGTTTAATTCAGCTGCTGGTGTAGTAGGAAATTTATTAGGTGGAGTCATTTATGATAAGTTTGGCAGCTTTAAAACAATCATTTTAGGTGTATCTGTTACTTTATGTGCCTCAATTATGTTGATATTCTTTCATGATTGGCCTCATTTTGTATTGTTATTAATAATTATAGGATTCGGCTCGGGGATCATTTTTCCAGCTATGTATGCTCTAGCTGGTGCGGTGTGGCCTGAGGGCGAAAGGAAAGCATTTAATGCAATTTATGTTGCTCAAAATATAGGTGTAGCACTTGGTACAGCACTTTGTGGATTTATTGCGTCATATTCATTTACTTATACGTTTATGTCAAGTGGTCTATTGTACTTAATCTTCTCTGTAATTGGAGTAATATGGTATCGACGGTTAGATGTTAAAGGGAAAAGATCTGCTAACCATGACACAGAAACAATAGCAAGGAAAAGTAAGGTTAACTTTTATTCATTAATTATTCTTTGCGTCGGGTATTTATTATGCTGGGCTGGATATGTGCAGTGGTCCACAACGATATCAACATATACTCAGGAATTAAATATTAGCTTAAAGCAATACAGTGTGCTGTGGACAATCAATGGAATATTAATCGTCTTGGGGCAACCATTAGTATCTGCTTTTGTAAAACGCTTTGCAAAAACATTGAAATCTCAGATAGTTGTCGGAAACATCATATTTATTTGTTCATTCATTGTCGTTGCGAATGCGTCGGAATATTCCTCTTTTATTACTGCGATGGTAATCTTAACAATTGGTGAAATGTTAGTATGGCCAGCTGTTCCAACTATTGCTCATCAACTTGCGCCTGAGGGACGAGAAGGATTTTATCAAGGTATTGTAAATAGCACAGCTACAGGGGGAAGAATGGTTGGACCACTCCTTGGTGGATTGCTGGCTGATATTTATGGAATGAATATATTATTCATCGTTTTAATGATTTTCTTGGTGATATCAATTATAACGACTACCTCATATGATTACAGGTTAAACCGACAAAATCAACAAGAGGAAATCAAGATGATGTGA